The sequence tatgctcttgagagaagccactagtgaaacctatggcccccgggtctatcttcatcatattaatcttctaatagttagttatttcctttgctttttactttgcctttattttactttgcatctttatcacaaaaataccgaaaatattatcttatcatatctatcagatctcactctcgtaagtgaccgtgaagggattgacaaccccttatcgcgttggttgcgaggagttatttgttttgtgcaggtactagggacgcgcgcgcaacctcctactggattgataccttggttctcaaaaactaagggaaatacttacactactttgctgcatcaccctttcctcttcaagggaaaaccaacgcagtgctcaagaggtagcaggcccCTACCTCCCTCCCAATGCCGTCCCTCGACCTCCGCCGATCCTCTCAACCCTGTCAGCCTCTGCCTGCAGAAAGTAAGCTTGGTGGATTGATTTGTGGTTGGTGGCTTTTCATAATTTGATGATGGATAATGTTGATGGAGTTACTGCTAGATGATTAGCTGGCTgagaaagagagagggagagagggagggaaggagagagagagtgGGAGGAAAGGGCAGAGAGAGAGCTTACAACTAGAAAGTGAAGTTTAAGAGCTTTCAAGTTGGTGACCAATGTGGAAGTTAATTCTATCAATTAGTTAAAGGATAACCAAGTTTAGGAAGACGTCTGCgagttgggaaggtcctttcaAGGAGTAATTTTAACATGCTCCCTCTTACCCCCCCCCTTTTCACATGGGAGGTAAGAAGGTAAGAGGTAATAAAACCCACTACTTCATGCAATCAACGGCTCAGATCTATTTTACACTCTTAACTCTCATGTGAAATGGGGAGGTAAGAGGGAGCATGTTAAAAAATCTCCCTTTAAGGATTGTGGAGTGGTTCATGAGAATTCATGTTTGGTGGAATACATAAATGGGACTTTGCTACATTGGGCTGTTAATGGCAGATATTTGAATGAAGTACCTTTTGATACTTCAAGGAATGAGAGCATGAACATGGGTAGGATGGTTAGCATCGAGTTTAGTAGGACCCGTTGTCCTCCATAGGACATCAAATGTCCTTCTCAACAACTGAACTTCTTTTCAAATTATGTCCTCATTACACTTTCAGTCTTTACTTGTAAGATTTATCAAGTGAATGGGTGCTCTAAGATAACAAAATGTAAGTTTAGCCACTTCACATCCAAAAGGTAATTCGTAAACATGTTCTTCCTCTTTGGTTCAACCAAAGCAAAAGAGGTCACTCTTGTGGATGTTTATTTCAAGCCCCGGCAATTTCTCAAAGAGACAAAGGAATGGTTTCATATTAACTTCCTTAGCCAAATCATGCTCCATCACAATGATAGTACCATGAGTATATTGGAGATTTGACACCCCCCATCAACTAAATGCACGATGAGATATTGTACCTCACAATTTTCCTTAGCCCTTGCTATGAGGATTGCCGGCAGATTGGCAACAATATTCAAGAGAATTGGTGACATAGGTCACCTTATAGTAACCCCTTTTGGGTTTGAAAATAGTATCTATCTTGTCACTGACCTTCATCCCGGCACTACCACCTTGAACAAATGTCTTCACAAGATTCCTCTAGGCAGGATCAAAACACCCTCATACGTAGAGCTCCTTGTAAGAAAGGTCATTTTCTTATGATTTCATGAAGGACAACCACTCCCTTCGGGATGTTTTGGATTGGAATGAAAGTCGTCTCGGTATGCCACACAACAGTGTGTGTTATCGCACCTTGGGAGGCCACAATTGCTCAATACACATTGCATCCTCTTTCTTAGGAAGCAAATTATTGTTCAAAAGTTTAACTTAAATAGTTGAAACTCCCCGCTCATTAAATTTTCAAACAACGACATTGTGTCACATTTTATAATGCTCCAACATTTCTAATAAAATTCGTTTGAAAAACCATATGGTCCAAGAGCTTCAATACTTTTCATTTGTGAGGTGGCCTCAAACATCTATTTTCTTCGTAAAAGGCGATGCCGACGCCATATTGTACATACAAAGTTGTACACCGGTGCGACAAACAACTTCTTATAATAATTAGAAACATATGATTTGAGATTACCCACAATGGTTTGCTCATTGTTCTCAAGTTGAACAATTTCCATTTTACACTATGTACCATTCATGATCAAATGGAAGAACTTCATGTTGTTATCTCCCTTCCTCGCATGTCGCTTTAATGTCTAAAACATCAATGGACGATAATaatatttctttttctttttttattagCACCACAAGCATTCTTGATTATTAAAAAACTATTTTTACCCTGAAGTTTGACAAACACAGAACAATTTCTTAAGTTAATTCATTAGATTTACTGCTAACCATTGCAGGCTTAGTTCATTGCAGGCTTAGTTGCAAACTGTCATGTTAAACAAAGAGACTGGCGTCTAGGTTCGTAGTAGAGTCAATTACACTGGTGATGCTACAACTTGGCGTAAACGGTCACTTTGGTGCTAGAAGTTGTGGTGTACATCGAAGTGGTGTAAAAACTTGGCATCGACATACAAATACGGTGCTTACTTCGGAGTCGGTGCTGACAGACGTGTGGGGCCGGTTGTCAGCCACAAAACCAGAGAGAAGGGACGTGTGGCCTGATTTTTGGAAAAACACCCTCGAAATATTATTTTCTTTAAAAAAGTTACCAGCAGGTCTCGAACACACCACCTCACCAACGCAAAGCACCAGGCTAACCACTCCACCAATTGCAATCTCGCCGCCCAATTTGGATAACGACCTTCTGTGTATTTGACCTCGGCGCAGGAGGAGGCAGATCTTACGGTCCGTTTTGCACCTGTTAGTTTTTTAAATTTTTCTGTAGAAAGTGTATAAATTATAATCTCAGTAATAAAAATAACGCATGGATATTTGTGTTTATAAATATTGTACATGAAACAAAATAAATTATTTTAAAACATTGTTCACATATTATTTTAAAACATTGTTCAGATAGTAAAGGAACAGATGTTAATCGTATTTTAAAACATTGTTCATGAAACAGATGTTAATATTTGTGTTTATAAATATTGTACATGAAACAGAATAAATTATTTTAAAACATTGTTCACATATTAGGTAAAAATACGATTAACATCTGTTCCTTTAATTTTTGTTTTTGTAAAACGTAATTAACTAAAAACAATTAATTACGTTTTACAGAATGGGCGCACTATCTGCGGCCCATATAAGCTCCGCATGCGGCCCGAGTTAATATGTAGAATGTTATTATCTGTATTGAATACGAATGTGATGTCGTGTTGGTTAGCCAAATTGTTTAAAGTTGTTGGTCTTGGATTCGATACCGGGCAGTCTCACTTTTAGTGTAGTTTAATTTTCACTCTCTTCTGAGTggcgggacccactggtcataCAGGTGAAAAAATGCCATGTCAACAGGGCCTCTTTGTGAAAATATATATCTCGAGGGTGTTTTTCAATAAATTAGGCCATACTTTCCTTCTCCCTAGTCGAGTCGCTGACAGCGGGCCCCATGGTCCTAGTCAGTACTTATTCCGTATACAAACGAGATAAGCACTGTATTTGCACGTCAATGCCAAATTTTGCACCACTTTAATGTACACCGAAACTTCCAGCATCAAAGTGATCGTTTATGTTAAGTTGTAGCACCACTAATGTAATTGACTCTTTTAGTACTATGCACAACTGAATTTACAGCTAACCATTACTCTGCTTCAAGTTTTACATACTTGCTCTCTGCACGACTTGCATCTGGCTAGTATAGCAGATGGACGTAAGGGGACATGCAATGCTGGTCCTGCCACGGGCTGCGCAGCTGCGTCAGGAACGGGTCATTTAGCCAGTCGAACACTCCGTGGCTGCTCGCCGCCGGGAGCTGCAGGCTGGGCAGGTCCACAACACCCTGGCTCGCCGCCGGTAGCTGTAGGCTGGACATGTTCGACATCCCATGGTTCGCCGCCGGTAGCTGGAGGCCGCAGGGTGGGTTCACGGCCGGAAGCTGAAGATGGAAGGGGGCGTTCGCCGCTTGCGACAGAGACGACGTCGACGCGACAGTGGCCGTGGCGACGTCTGCTTCCTCCTTGGCCACCCTGGGCGCGTCGTGGCTGCTGCTGTTGCCGGATAGTGCCaccgacgacgacgaggaggaggaggaggaggggatcAGGAAGTTGTCCTGGACGTCGTCGGACTGCGACAGGTAGAAGTCGCCGGCTGCCGGGACCGGGCACGCTCTGGTCGCGCCACTGTAGCCGTACCCACCGTTGCCGCCGGACCTCTGCTTCATCTCCTCCATCTGAAAGGCTCTTTGCTCGAGCTCCTTGAGCGGCGTTGCCTTCCGGTACACCTTGCACAGCACCGTGTCCTcctggggcggcggcgcgccgttgtcggggaggcgGTACTCATTCATGACCCAGTCCGTCTTTGTGCCCCGGGGAGCGCGGCCCTGGTAGAAGACAAGTGTCTTCTTGAGGCCGATGACACGCTTGGGGTCGCCGGTGCTCCGGATGGCCCTGTCGGAGCCCGTGGCCTTCCAGAACCCCCGCTCCGTCGTCCTGTTCGGCCGCCCGCCGCTCCCCGCCTTCCGGTCACGCGGCACGAAGAAGTACCACTCCCTCTCCCCGATCTTTGCCATCCCTGCAAATCCATACACACACCTCATCAGCTCGCTGCTCAGACATGCATGCATCGATCAAACGATCACTACGACGATGTTCTTGTATATGTACGTACCAGGAAGATCCCAGGGATCGTGGCGGTAGATGTTGAGGGTGCCGATGATGTCGAAGGGGGGCTTCTTGCCCGGGGGGTAGAAGCCGAGGAGCTCCTCCTCCGTGGGGTGGAACCGGAAGCCCGGGAGGTCCTGATCGACCTCCATGGTCGACGACGCCACTGCTGCCATTGCCATTGCTTGCTGCTGCTCCAAGTGCTCGATCGTCGCTGTGCTTGTCTTGCTGCTGCACTGGCTGGAAGCTGGATGATGGAGGTGGTGGTGGCCCGGGTAGCTTATATAGAGCTTACAGTGATGTCAAGCTACGCCTACGCGGTTTCCTGCAGAAAAGGCGGTCGCAGTTTCTTGGCACTGGAGAAAGCGACCGGTGCTCTAGCTCGGTACGCAAGATCGAATAGATATGTGCCGGCTTTACTTGGCAATAAATTAATCTCTGTCTTTTGGAGACTTAATTTTAATTTGGTGAGTGTAGACTTGTGAAGTCACACATATTGACTCCTTTTCGTCACCCTTTTTCGGCTTAGACATTTAGAGTCTGTTCTGGGGCATATATTTATCTTGTGCTACTCTCCATTTTGGAAAACCTGATGGCTAAGACTGTGAGGAAAATATAAATATTTGCAGGTAGCTAGGATTGTTTCTGGCAACGTTGCAATGGCAGTAATTTCTTTAGTGCACTTTCACTCGTTTACCTTGCGTCTGCTGATCTCTCGTTCAACAGCTTTGGGTCTGTTCAAACGATTGATGCTTTATTGCAATAACGGAAATTTTATCCTTTCACCGAACCACCGTGCCTTCACCGTACCTAAGAAATCAAGTTTCTCCTGCTATATTATTATATGCAAAACCAGTCTGATTCTCTGCCCAATTTTGCATGGCTAGATATTACAATGCATCAGTGTATATAAGAATTTACTAGTTCATCGAAGATCTTTAAAAAAGTAAAAAGAAAGTCTATTTAATCCCTAAACTATTGTGCTTGGTCCGACTTGAACCGAAAACTATAAAATGACGTGCATTAAACCTTTAACTTCCAAAGAAACCATATACCTAGTGTTGGACAGTTTTGCCAATAAAAAACCTAATTATGATAGTAAGTAATTTATTTTTCTAGGCCTTGCAAAAAAAGTTTGACAAAGAATTCATGTTATATGGGATGCTAGGAGATGACAATCCATGAAAATTCGTCCAAAACAGACTGTTATTTCATGTACAAAAATAACAACGGAACTTGGTTTGTTTTCGTGTGGAACATACATAGGTGATCATATTAACTGATGTTCTTTCGGAATAACTTTATAGCATTCTTCGCACTGGTAAATTGTATCAGATTTCTAGAACCTCAGAACAGAAAATCACCTAACCGTAGCCTGTTCGTTTTAAGTGGATTTGCACCTTATTAGAAGTTTTAGCACCATGGTAAAGGCGTGCACTTATTAGTTGATGCTAAATTGAAACATGCAAAACAAATTCAAAAATCTTGAGAACTTATATTCCACTTTAAAAATGGCAATATGACACCGCCTTTCATGGCTCAAATTAGAGTAGCTACCATAGGTTAAGGTTTTCAACTACTTCTTTCCAACGAATGCAATGTATATATGATTAATAGTCCAAACTCCAAACACATACTTATAAAAGGCAGCATTGGTCCTCAGTTCTCTTCCCCTGACTAATTTTCTACTGTATGGATCACTCAATCAAAAGCTGAGGATTTGGGTGTTGGAATTATTGGTTCAAACCATTTATAACTTTGCAAAATTCCTATTTAATCCCAGAGGTCGCGTCGTCCATTCATCCATGGCAAGGGGAGGGTGGAAAGCTTAGTCTCGTCCCGGTTATGGAGGGCATGTTGGGCCAACATATAAGGTTGGCTTATTCACACACCACAAGAGCTTGAGAagtggacacatacacacgtgcTCCTCCTTCGCCGCAGGCCTCGCGTGAGCCAGCCGAGTTAGTACCCACGACATGTTTACGTGTTGTCTTTGTTGTTGTCATGCGGAAGTTGAATGTTTTGCCTACAAGTGGAAGACGAATCTAAGCAGACACAGATTGTTTATCTTCCTCTTCCTAGTGGATCATTTTCAGCTCATCTACAAGAGATCAATCCTCTTTGTAGACGAAAACACGGCCATGCATGGCCACAACGCCTATCCGTCTTCCTCCCAGTTCTAGAGCTTTGCGCCGTCTACATCTTTCCGACTCCACTTCACGGCGTGCCCCGTGAAGTGGAGTAGCATGCTTGCGAAACACCGCTTCTTGTGATTCTGTATTGAGAGGAGTGATAAGATTTTTGGGAGCACTCCCACCTGACTACTGGATCTTTCTCCATCATGGCTGCAAATGGCTACTTCCCTGACGTCGACGATCTTTTTGGCGACATGGTTACCGACGTGAATGTCTCTTCTTTCACTGCTTTGTGTATGTGTTACTATCCCTTATGACCTGGAATGCTTCTGCACTTGTTGGACTACTACAATTGATCTGGACATGTTAGCGTTGCCATACATACCTGATTACATCTCTAGTATATGTAGTACTTTAATCGTTCGATCGTCGTATTTACTATATTCATCATGGTTTATCTACCGCATTTCTGATTTACTTAATGAAAATATGCTCACATATTCAATATTGGGTTTGGGGTGGATGGGGTTCGCACATCATTTTCGAGGAAATCCACAAGCAAATGAAAAGCAAGCCCCTTTTAACTTTGTTGTAATAATGTATTAGATAGGCTGCTTTCCTTATGAGGTGCACACAATTTTACTTTAAGCTAGCACAGCCGTCATGTAACACcgattgcagttctttttccagTATATTACAGATGATTATAATGGTACAATTAGGGGGCGTCTCCACGTCATCGTTCAGCATCTTGAGACATATGACTCGACTGCATGTCCGCATCAATGGAAAACTGGACCGGGATGTCGACCATTTCCGAATTTAAAAGGCGTCAGCATCAGGTCCATGCCGCTCACCCGTTTTGTTTTCTCTTCCGAGCTAGCGTATGTGTTGATATTTTGGGCGTAACCTTGTGTTTTTCTTGACTAAcctagggtgtgtttggttgaaGATGCGGTATGGACGCGTTCGGACCGTTCAGTTTTTTTTTTGGATGAGGCCAATGAAAATTCATGTGTTTGGCTGTGGAAGTAGGATGAGTAATTTTTTTGGTATATGAGACCACGAGTAAGGAGGACCACAACATCCTCGCATGGCCATGCATGCAAAAGGTGACCATTTGATGAGAAAAGTCCACATTTCAGCCCTCAACTAACCACGACGTTTGATTGTCAACCCTCAACTCTAAAACCGGTCGGATTTCAACCTTGAACTTGTCACACTGTCCACTTTACCCCCCTTGACTCGGTTTGAGGCTAGTCAAGTGGTTTTGACCCGGTCAAAGTTGACTGGGCAGCCCAGTCAGCATGCCACGTGTAAATCTAAAAAATGGATGATTCTCTCAATCTATAAATCCATTAAAGTTGAAAATTTCCCAGGTATCTAAACATCATATGAGTGTTGTtgtgtaaaaatttcagaattttctGGGCACTTTTCTTTCGGTTCAAAATTTTGACCGAATAGTGGCTGAATTTGAAAAATTGATGGTTCTCTCAATCTATAAATCCATTTAAGTTTAAAATTTCCCAGCTATCTTTCCCTCCCTTCCTCCCTCTGTTTCCCTTAGATTTTAGTTGCTGCTGCTAACCCTAGCCGCCGGCGAGCTACTGCTGCTAGCTTGGGCGAGTTGTTGGTGCTGCCACCGCCGGCAAGCTGCTAGCTTGGGCTAGCTTCTGCTGCTGGTCCTGCCCTTGCACCCCTTGTTAATAGTAATTTTCCCCCTCTCTCTATTGCTGAAACCGTAATAATGATTTCTTATTATGTTTTCTCATCTCTTGTAGATTGAATGGATCCTCTAGATTTCTTTGTTGTGCGATTCCATTTCAATGGTGCATTTGTGCGTGAGGGTCAAAATTTGGAATATGTTGGAGGCAGCGAGGAAATTGCTCATGTTGAGCGGCGCAGTTTGTCCTTACGCACTCTCATTCTAAATCTGAAAGTGCATTACAGTGTCGCTTGACAAGGAGTAATCATGATGCTGCATTGGTTATATCCTAAAAAACAATTGTCTGATGGATTGATGGCATTAGTTGATGAAAATTCCGTGAAGTACATGCTCTCATATGAAACAGATGGAGGTGTAGTGGACATATATGTTGAGGACATTAGTAGTAATGAGCCAGAACAACAAAGTTATAGGGATGATGAAGTACCCGCGGGCGGTGATGAGAATTCAAAGCAAAGTTTTGGGGATGATGAAGTACCTGCTGGTGGTAAAGAGGAATCAAATCAAAGTGATGTTGTTGATGGCAATGGTACCAATTCTTCATCCGATAGTGACTTTGTGTTATCGGATTGCTCAACATCCGATGATGAGGTGGAGGAGATTAGGCAGAAGTACAAGGATTTCAAGAGCAAGAGCAAGGGCAAGGGCAAGGACATCACTGCTATAGAGAAGGCCATTGCACCTCCGACAAAAAAAAGATAGTAGCTGACTCAAGTTATGAAGATGATGAATCATATGATGAAGATAGTGATGGTCAGCTTGTTGTTCATGAGTCCGAGTTTCCAAAGTATTCGAGTCAGGCTGAGGTGAAGAAATTCAGTTTGGGAATGAAGTTTAGTGGAAAGAAACAGTTCAAAGAGGCAATAGTGGACTATGGTCTTAGGAAGAGGAAGGAAATAAAATTCATTAAGGATGAGGGTGACAGGGTGAGAGCAAAGTGCACTTGGCCAACTTGCAAATGGGTTTGTTTAGCGAGGAAGACTAGCAAGTTTGAAAGCTGGCAGATTACTTCTTTCATTGATGAGCACACATGCCCAAAGAGGAGAGACAACAAGTTGGTGACATGCACCAGAATAGCCAACAAGTTTGAGAATTTGATCAAGTCAAACACTGACTGGTCAGTCCAAAATTTGAAGGCCACGGTGCAGGAGGAGATGTTTGCTAATGTACACATATCGAAGATCAAGAGAGCTAAGGCAATTGTCTCAAAAAGGATTCAAGAGTCAAAATTGGGTGAATATAGCCAAGTCTTCGATTATCAGCTAGAGCTTCTTAGAAGCAATCCTGGTTCTACTTGCATAGTGAAGCTAAACCCTGACAATGAAGTTCCaacctttgacaaattctatataTGTTTTGATGCTTGTAAGAAAGGTTTTCTGGCTGGATGCAGAAAAGTCATAGGTTTGGATGGATGTTTCTTGAaggggagaggaggagaggtgttgagTGCAATTGGAAGAGATGCAAACCATCAGATGTATCCGACAGCGTGGGCACTTGTA is a genomic window of Triticum urartu cultivar G1812 unplaced genomic scaffold, Tu2.1 TuUngrouped_contig_5219, whole genome shotgun sequence containing:
- the LOC125528927 gene encoding NAC domain-containing protein 22-like; its protein translation is MAMAAVASSTMEVDQDLPGFRFHPTEEELLGFYPPGKKPPFDIIGTLNIYRHDPWDLPGMAKIGEREWYFFVPRDRKAGSGGRPNRTTERGFWKATGSDRAIRSTGDPKRVIGLKKTLVFYQGRAPRGTKTDWVMNEYRLPDNGAPPPQEDTVLCKVYRKATPLKELEQRAFQMEEMKQRSGGNGGYGYSGATRACPVPAAGDFYLSQSDDVQDNFLIPSSSSSSSSSVALSGNSSSHDAPRVAKEEADVATATVASTSSLSQAANAPFHLQLPAVNPPCGLQLPAANHGMSNMSSLQLPAASQGVVDLPSLQLPAASSHGVFDWLNDPFLTQLRSPWQDQHCMSPYVHLLY